Genomic DNA from Nostoc sp. ATCC 53789:
GGACTGAAACATCTTCTTCTATCTCACATATATCTTTCTCTATGTAGTTTCCAAAGCCTATTACCCCGCAAGGGGACTGAAACCATTTACATAACCACCCTCACGGTGTAAACGGTCTTTGTTTCCAAAGCCTATTACCCCGCAAGGGGACTGAAACCGTTTTGGACACTACAGGGATATAACTAAAAAAAGAATGTTTCCAAAGCCTATTACCCCGCAAGGGGACTGAAACACTCAAGATATGCTCATGAGGGCATTTAATGAAGACGTTTCCAAAGCCTATTACCCCGCAAGGGGACTTAAACCAACTCAAGCAATTAACGATATTTAGGTGAAAGTTGTAGAGGTGAAGGAATCATGTTCATTTTCAAGATTTTGACTGCACTCATTTGGAATATTGTCATCTTCGGTGGTTTACTATTCTTGCCCGCAGGGACGTTAAACTGGTGGCGAGCCTGGGTGTTTTTGGGTGTTGTCATTGTTGGCACTGTGGCAACGATGATGGGTGTGTTCCGAGAAGATGACGATTTATTCAAGGAACGGCTCAAACCACCCATTCAAGAGTCACAACCCCTGGCTGACAAAATTCTTGCCAGCTTACTGATTGCAACATTCCTAGGTATAATAGGCTTCATTCCCTTAGATGTGTTCCGATTTCATTTGTTTGCTCAACCAAGCGAGATCGTTTCAGTACTGGGATTGGTCGTGTATGTCGTTGGTTGGTGGATTATTTCTCTATCGTTTAAGGTAAATACCTTTGCAGCAACTGCGGTTAAACATCAGGCAGACTGACAACAAACAGTGATTGATACCGGAGTTTACGGCGTTGTGCGGCATCCTATGTATGCAGGTGCTATTTTGGTGATGGTTGGTATGTCCCTGTGGTTAGAATCCGTAGCAGCATCTCTACTAACGATCGTTCCCATGACAATCCTGGTTGTACGGATTCAATTTGAGGAGCAATTTTTACGGCAAGAACTTAAGGGCTACGACAGCTATACACAAAAAATTAGGTATAAGTTGTTGCCATATCTCTGGTAAGTTGCCCTGTATGAGTACTGCTTACCTTTATCCCCCTACCAGGGCAATACATTAGCGATCGCAGTTTCAGTGAACATCACAGTTCTTGCTTGTGATGCCTGCGGCGGGCTACGTCTACGCATCATTAGATTAACTTAAATGTAAGAAACTCGACAATAATAAATACACATCTTATGATTATGGAATCAGTTTGATATTTGGCAAGTCGAAGCGGGGTCAAAAACCCTGGGGATCTGCCAAAATCGCCAGAACCTTGACAAGTAAATAGTTTCACAGTTTCAGTGCTAAGGGAAGTTGATAATCAGTCGCAATAATAGCGGCTGAAATCGACCTATTTTTGAGGTCTGCCAAAATGCTTCCCAGGAAGCCTGCTCTGTAACAGTTTCAGCACCGAGCGGTTTCCATTAACCAAATCCCCTCACGGGGACTGAAACATGTCATAGATTACTTCTGGTAGTGCAAAATCATGAGTTTCCATTAACCAAATCCCCTCACGGGGACTGAAACATTGAACAGTGTCGAATTCTCTCGCACTTAGTAGGCGTTTCCATTAACCAAATCCCCTCACGGGGACTGAAACCTTTAGCGGCAGATATTAGTTCGCGGATATCGGCTGCGGTTTCCATTAACCAAATCCCCTCACGGGGACTGAAACTCGCTATAGAGGTAAGCGATCGCCATCTCAAAACGTTTCCATTAACCAAATCCCCTCACGGGGACTGAAACACAAGTAGTCCGTATACTGTTCCTGGGTCGTTTATCGTTTCCATTAACCAAATCCCCTCACGGGGACTGAAACCCACCATAATCGAGCCAATTTACATCACCGGAGGGTTTCCATTAACCAAATCCCCTCACGGGGACTGAAACTAGTGTTTACAAACAAGTTCTAGACTTATCTAGAAGTTTCCATTAACCAAATCCCCTCACGGGGACTGAAACTTGTTTTGGCGATGAGTTGCACAGGGCGCACCACCAACAGTTTCCATTAACCAAATCCCCTCACGGGGACTGAAACTTAAACATAATTTAATATCTCTTATAAATAATAGTGAGTTTCCATTAACCAAATCCCCTCACGGGGACTGAAACAAATAAATGCTGTTACTTTGATTTAATATATCAACGTTTCCATTAACCAAATCCCCTCACGGGGACTGAAACACTTCTG
This window encodes:
- a CDS encoding isoprenylcysteine carboxylmethyltransferase family protein gives rise to the protein MIDTGVYGVVRHPMYAGAILVMVGMSLWLESVAASLLTIVPMTILVVRIQFEEQFLRQELKGYDSYTQKIRYKLLPYLW